The following nucleotide sequence is from uncultured Fretibacterium sp..
TTAGCTCAATCTATGCAACAACGCGCTTTATTCTTCATAAGGCTATCGCAACCTGCGGATTTGGGGGACGGTGAAGCCCTTGCGTTTTTTTGAAAACATCCTAAAATATTTTTTTAGCTTCGAAGTAAGCCGGCAAAGACCAAAAGCAAATCATTCCTCTCGCGCTGAGGTAACCTGTCCGGGAATAGGCGGAGCCGCAATGCCGGGTAATCAAGCTATTTCTTGGTGTGGGGGGAATGTAGGATGGCGTCGTCATGCCGTCGGCCGGGACTTTTCTCGGCTATTGTCGTTTTGCTCGTCAGCGCCCTTATCGTCACCTTCGGAGTGATCGACGTCCGCCTGGAGTCGGGCGCGCACATCGGGCTGGGGCTTCCGGCCCAGGTACCTCTGCTCTTTGCGGCGGTCTTCGCCGCCCTGTTCGGCGTCCTCGTCCTGGAGGTCTCCTGGATCGACCTGGAACGCGGCATCTGTTCCGCCATCCAGGTCTCCATCCAGGCCATCCTGATCCTCGTCCTCGTGGGCTGTCTGGTCGGTTCCTGGATTCACAGCGGCGTGGTCGCGACCATGATCTACTACGGGCTCGGCATCATGAATCCCCACTATTTTTATTGCGCAGCGCTCCTGACCTGCATCGTCGTCTCGATGGCGACGGGGTGTTGCTGGACCACGAGCAGCACCGTGGGGGTGGCGCTCATAGGCATCAGCGCCGGGCTGGGGCTTCCCCTTCCCGTCTCCGCCGGGTTTATCATCTCGGGGGCCTACTTCGGCGACAAGATGTCGCCGCTCTCCGACACCACCAACCTCGCTCCCGCCGTCTCGGGCAGCGAGCTCTTCGACCATATCCGCGCGATGATGTGGACGACCCTGCCCACGCTGCTGATCGTCGTGGTCGTCTCCCTCCTCATGGGCAGCACCGTCCGAGACATGGACAACAGCCGCGTGGAGCTGATCCGGAGCATGATGAGGGCGGAGTTCCGCATCTCCGCCTGGGGCATCGTCCCCCCCGCGGTCATCCTGGTGATGGCTCTGTTGAAGATCCCCGCCATCCCCGGCATCGTCGGGGGGCTCTGTGCCGGATTGCTGCTGTCCCTGTCCCAGGGCGCCTCGCTTCACGAGGCCCTGAACGTCTTCTTCTACGGCTACGAGCCGTCGCAGCTGAGCGCCTTCGCCGCCGCGGCGACGCCGGAGGCGGTCAGGGCGGCGGCAGCCGGCGTCGGGACGCTGTTTGCGTCGGCTCCGGACCCGGCCGAGTTCTCCAGGGTCGGCGGGCTCTTGACGCAGCTCTTCACGCGCGGCGGGATGACCTCGATGCTGGAGACGATCTGCCTGATCGTGGTGGCGCTCTCCCTGGGGGGAATCATGGAGGTCTGCGGCTTCCTGGACGTGATTCTGGATGCCCTGATGCACCGCGTCCGCTCCGTGTTCGGGCTCGTCGCGTCGGTGATCGCGTCCTCCTTCGTGGCCAATGCGTTCCTGAGCGAGCAGTACCTTGCGATCATCGTCCCGGGGCGCATGTTCCGCAGGGCTTTCGAGGAACGCTCCTGGGACGGGCGCAGGCTGGCGCCCTCCATGCTCTCCCGCTCGCTCGAGGACAGCGGCACCATGACCTCCGTCCTTATTCCCTGGAATACCTGCGGGGTCTACGTCAGCGCCGTTCTGGGCGTCCCCACCCTGGCCTACGCACCCTACTGTTTCCTGAACTGGCTGAACCCCATCGTCGCCCTTACAATGACCTGGCTGGGGATCGCCGTCGTCTGGAGGCACGGGGACCGGCGCCATGCCGTCCTGGAGCCCCTGCCGGCGGACTCCTGAAAGGGCCCTGACGGATTCGTTCCGAATCCAGGGAATGCTTCGGCATGAAGGTCGGGCGGGGGCACAAAAAGCCCCGTGCGTCCATGAGAAACGGGCTCCCGCCGGGGAGCCCGTTCGCTTTTGGTTCTTTCGAGACGGAACTGTATTCTTAAGCCTTTATTTCAGATAGGTCTGCTGCGCCAGGGAGCCCTGAATCTCCTTCGTAGGGATCTCGAACGTGCAGGTTCCCATGGAGTAGGGCGCCACGGTCCCCTGGTTGAAGACGAGGACGAGCTTGCCGCTCTCGATGTAGAAGGGCTGGTCCTTGCCGATTTCGAAGTTCTTCTCCAGCTCGTCCAGGAAGTAGGACTTCGACTCGTCCTTCTTCATCTGCTCCTTCATCTGGGCCTTGACGATGCCGCTCAGGACCTTGGAGTAGCCGTCGTCCTTGAAGAGGTCCGAGAGGGCAAGCTCCCGTCCGGTTCCGAGGTCGATGGTCTCGTAGCGGACGACGGTCTCGGACGAGGCCATGGCCTCGGTCCTGCCGTGCTCCAGCGTCAGCAGACCGTCCCCGTATGCGGCCACCTTGCTGACGGCCGTCAGCGCATAGTTCCTGGACCCCTCCGCCTTCAGCTCCGCCATCTTCGACATGAAGTCCCTGTAGAGGGTCACGGAGGCCTCCAGGCTGCGGGCGTTCACCGCCGCCTCCAGATCGGCGCTGCCCGTCCTGCCGAGGATCGGGATCTGGATCGAGGCGTCGAACCCCTCCTCCTGATGCGTGAGCATCGAATAAGTCAGCGAGGGGGCGACGTCCGGACTTGCCGCGTAGGCCATGCCCCCGACGAGGAGAAATGCCGCCGCGGCCAGCGGAGCCGCCGCAAATTTGAACCGACTTCCGATCATGAGAAAAACTCCTTTCATGAGAAAAACCCCCTTCATAAAAAAGCGCCCTTCCTGGGTGGGCCGCACCGCGGGCGAACGACGAACAGGCCCTTTTCGGACAGGCCTTCAAAATTAGACGCCTCAGTTTAACGCCGATTCCCTGGAGGTCAAGGAGGGGTTGCACGGGGTATGTGTTCGGTAGAAACGATGGAAGCGCGGCGCGGAACGGGAGCATCTGCTACAATGAAGGTATGGAATGAGTAGGCATGGAATGGGTTGTGCCGGGGATGGGGTTGCGGCCGTTCGGGCCGTCCTCGGCGAGGTTTTTCTAAGAGCGGCGGTGCGAGGGGAGGTGGGCCGCGTGACCTGATGTCCGGATGCCGTTTGAGCGGCCCTGCGGGGAGCGTCGCTCCCCGTTCGATCCGCACGTCGTTTTTCCGTTGTCTCTCTCGCAGCGGCGGGCCTCGGGATGCCCGCGACATCGCCGCATTCGGTTCTCCTTTCGACTGGAGGTCGGTTCTTATGGATAAGCTGTTGACGTCCCGCCACGGGCCCTGGGTGGCCGGCGGGATTCTGGGGCTCCTCGCCGTGCTGCTGGTCAGGCTCGGCAACCCCGGCAACATGGGTTTCTGCGTCGCCTGCTTCACGCGCGACATCGCCGGCGCGCTGGGCCTGCACCGCGCGGCCGTGGTGCAGTACCTTCGCCCGGAGATCCCGGGATTCGTCCTGGGCGCGTTCCTCTCCTCCTTGGCGTTCCGGGAGTACTCGCCCCGCGGCGGGTCCTCGCCCGTCGTCCGATTCTTCCTCGGAATGTGCGCCATGTTCGGCGCGCTCGTCTTCCTGGGCTGCCCCTGGCGGGCCTACCTGCGCCTCGCGGGCGGGGACTGGAACGCCCTCTATGGAATCGGGGGCCTGATCGTGGGCATCCTGATCGGCATCGCCTTCCTCTGGAACGGCTTCAGCCTCGGCGCGGCCGAGCGCAACCCCAGGGCGGCGGGCCTCGTCCTTCCCGTGATGGCGTTGACGCTGCTGGCGTTCGCCGTCCTCGAGCCCCTGTTCGGTCCCGAGGGGACGGGGCCCATCTTCTTCTCGGAGAAGGGACCGGGTGCGCAGCACGCGCCGCTGTATATATCGCTGGCCGTCGGGCTCCTCGTCGGCTGGCTGGCGCAGCGCAGCCGTTTCTGCACCGTCGGGGCCCTGCGCGACCTCTTCATGATGGGGGACGGGCACCTGTTCAAGGGGATCGTCGCCTTCACCGTCGTCGCCTTCGTTGCGAACTACGCCCTCGGCTACTTCCATCCCGGATTTGAGAAGCAGCCTGTGGCCCACACTCAGGATCTCTGGAACTTCATGGGCATGGTGCTCTCCGGCCTGGCCTTCACCCTGGCGGGCGGGTGCCCGGGACGACAACTCATCATGGCGGGCGAGGGCGACGGGGACGCGGCCGTCTTCGTCCTGGGGATGTTGACGGGCGCGGCCTTCGCCCACAACTTCTCCGCGGCCAGCAGCGGCGCGGGCGTCGGCCCCATGGGGATCCCGGTGACGATCGTCGGGCTCGTGTTCTGTCTTGCCGTCGGGTTCGCCAGCCGGACCCGCGCGGCCTGAATCGGGAGGTGCCGGTCATGAGCGACTGCATTACGGTGAACGCCTCCGGGCTCTCCTGTCCCCAGCCCGTTATGGAGACGAAGAAGGCTTTGGCGGGCCTGAGTTCGGGCCGTGTCGAGGTGTTGGTGGATACCGCGACCTCGCGCGACAACGTCGCGCGGTTTGCGGAGAACAAGGGCTGGCGCGCGACGAAGGAGGAGCGCGACGGCGGGTTCCGGGTGATCCTGGAACGCTGAGCGGGAAAAGGTATTTTTTTTTGATGTACAGCCGGCTGAGGCGAGGTGGAAGCGCCCCAGCCGGCGCTTTTTTGCTGTTTTTTACCGGAACGGGCAACGGGATCCATCGGTTGCCGTATCCTCCCTTTGTCTGGCCTCAGGGGCCCGGATGTGCGATAATCTTTTATATATGGCAGCTCGTTGTCATGGAACGGGATTTTGTCCTCGGCGGGGCCGTGGTGGATTGCTGGAGCCGGGGATAAAATGGCTGGCACAGCCGGGCTTATATGCAGGAGGAAAAGTTCCGACCCGCCGGATTTATCGGATTTTTGCGCCGGATTTTTGCAGCGGATTTTTGTCTGTTTGTCTGTATGGAGGATGTCCTATGAGTGAACGAATTGTATTTTCCCGATGGAAGGATGAGCCCGAGGTCGGACAGAAGCTGGCCGAGATGGAAAGAACGGCGGAACGTCACACCCGACTCGCTTCGTCCGACAAGCCCGAGGACAAGAGCGAGGCCCGGAAGACATGGAAGAAGCTGTCGGACGGCTATTGGGATCTCCTCTTCGCCCTTCTGGACGCGCAGACCGCCTCCTTTCCGGAACAGCTGGCCTTCGACGAGACGGAGCGCCTCTTCATCGACTTCGGCTTTCTGGAGGGGATAACGCCGGTCCACAAGGACTTCGACGCGGCGCGAATCCTCGCCTCGCGGGCCGGGGCGGACATCTTCCCCTATCTTGCCTTTTCGGACTACATCGCGGAGTGCTGGGCAGCCATCACGGGGAAGCCCTGTCCCAACCCCGTTGCGGGCCTTTCCGCGGAGAAACGCATTCAGGAGATGGAGAACCGACTCGAGGCGCTGCAGGCCAGGCGGGACGAGGAGCTGTCCCGCATCCTCGGGGCGCGGAGCACCCCCACGCCGCCGGAGAAGCTGGCCGAGGAAATGGGCCAGAACCTGTTCTCCGCCGTGCGGGTCGCGATGCGGGTCAAGGAGTTCCGCGAGGCGAAGGACGAGGTCAAGCAGAAGCTCTCCCAGGAGCGTTTCCGGTACGTCGAGGCGGAGCGGGCGATGTCCCTTCAGATCTCCAGCGCCTGCAAGGATAGTGAGGACCCCCTCGGGCTGCCCGAGTCCGAAAGCTTCATGGAGCTGCACGAGTCCACCAAGAGAATGGCCCGGAAGATCGTCTATGCTCGGATGGACTTGGAGAAGACGGCCCGGCGCCTCCAGCGGATCACCGACGGCTGCGTCGAGTTCTCCGATCTGATGAAGCGGCGCGAGCTCAAGAACATGGTGATGAAGAAGCGGGAGTACGTCGCCGTCCCCGCGAAGACCGCACGCTGCGACACGTCGCTGCTCTGCCCCTCGGATGCCGCGCCGACCCTCTGGGCCAATACCGCGTCGCTGATGGACGCGATGTGCGATCAGGACATGGACATGTTCGCCGTTCCCCGCGTCCGCATGTACGGCATCCCACGCGTCATCCTCGTCCCCGGCCAGGGGCTTGGCACCTACGACTGGCTGGACCACTCGCTGCTCCTTCCGGCCTTTCCCTCCGTCTCCGCGGAGAAGTCGCTGAGCTACGCCCTGGGGACTTTCCGCTGGGACAGCGACGAGGAACGCCATCTGAAGAATCCCTACGAGCATATTCGGGAGAACCGGTCCAAGTCCATCCTCGACATGGCGGCGTCCTTCTACAAGGACTATTTCCTCTGGATGACAAAGGAGAAAAAAGGCTACCGAATCCTGCCGCGGGAGACTCACAAGGTGTTTTTGCAGATGTTCGCGGCCCGCGAGGAGGAGTGAACGGGAGAGGGGGGACCCCGGCGCCTTTCGGTG
It contains:
- the nhaC gene encoding Na+/H+ antiporter NhaC, encoding MASSCRRPGLFSAIVVLLVSALIVTFGVIDVRLESGAHIGLGLPAQVPLLFAAVFAALFGVLVLEVSWIDLERGICSAIQVSIQAILILVLVGCLVGSWIHSGVVATMIYYGLGIMNPHYFYCAALLTCIVVSMATGCCWTTSSTVGVALIGISAGLGLPLPVSAGFIISGAYFGDKMSPLSDTTNLAPAVSGSELFDHIRAMMWTTLPTLLIVVVVSLLMGSTVRDMDNSRVELIRSMMRAEFRISAWGIVPPAVILVMALLKIPAIPGIVGGLCAGLLLSLSQGASLHEALNVFFYGYEPSQLSAFAAAATPEAVRAAAAGVGTLFASAPDPAEFSRVGGLLTQLFTRGGMTSMLETICLIVVALSLGGIMEVCGFLDVILDALMHRVRSVFGLVASVIASSFVANAFLSEQYLAIIVPGRMFRRAFEERSWDGRRLAPSMLSRSLEDSGTMTSVLIPWNTCGVYVSAVLGVPTLAYAPYCFLNWLNPIVALTMTWLGIAVVWRHGDRRHAVLEPLPADS
- a CDS encoding RsiV family protein — translated: MKGVFLMIGSRFKFAAAPLAAAAFLLVGGMAYAASPDVAPSLTYSMLTHQEEGFDASIQIPILGRTGSADLEAAVNARSLEASVTLYRDFMSKMAELKAEGSRNYALTAVSKVAAYGDGLLTLEHGRTEAMASSETVVRYETIDLGTGRELALSDLFKDDGYSKVLSGIVKAQMKEQMKKDESKSYFLDELEKNFEIGKDQPFYIESGKLVLVFNQGTVAPYSMGTCTFEIPTKEIQGSLAQQTYLK
- the yedE gene encoding YedE family putative selenium transporter, producing MDKLLTSRHGPWVAGGILGLLAVLLVRLGNPGNMGFCVACFTRDIAGALGLHRAAVVQYLRPEIPGFVLGAFLSSLAFREYSPRGGSSPVVRFFLGMCAMFGALVFLGCPWRAYLRLAGGDWNALYGIGGLIVGILIGIAFLWNGFSLGAAERNPRAAGLVLPVMALTLLAFAVLEPLFGPEGTGPIFFSEKGPGAQHAPLYISLAVGLLVGWLAQRSRFCTVGALRDLFMMGDGHLFKGIVAFTVVAFVANYALGYFHPGFEKQPVAHTQDLWNFMGMVLSGLAFTLAGGCPGRQLIMAGEGDGDAAVFVLGMLTGAAFAHNFSAASSGAGVGPMGIPVTIVGLVFCLAVGFASRTRAA
- a CDS encoding sulfurtransferase TusA family protein; this encodes MSDCITVNASGLSCPQPVMETKKALAGLSSGRVEVLVDTATSRDNVARFAENKGWRATKEERDGGFRVILER